A genome region from Maridesulfovibrio salexigens DSM 2638 includes the following:
- a CDS encoding GNAT family N-acetyltransferase: MFIETQRLILRPLKLGDAGFLSGMMKNPDVYRYILKQEPWSEGKIHSLLQKQEGLFARQGYCLFGVEMKGSRALAGYCGVQPLEDFSESLLGQVGISWVFQRDYWGAGLATESASAFLDYAYLKTDLQSIKALIHPANRGSMRVASKLGFEFDDLVFRNGRLRVMYSLLKEKYSSESLLYAGRSVGFMQPGLI, from the coding sequence GTGTTTATCGAGACGCAGAGACTTATTTTAAGGCCCCTTAAGCTGGGTGATGCCGGATTTCTTTCCGGTATGATGAAAAATCCGGATGTTTACCGTTACATCCTTAAACAGGAACCGTGGTCAGAGGGCAAGATTCATTCTTTGTTGCAAAAACAGGAAGGATTGTTTGCTCGGCAGGGTTATTGCTTGTTTGGGGTTGAAATGAAGGGGAGTCGAGCGCTGGCAGGTTATTGCGGAGTGCAGCCCTTGGAAGATTTTTCAGAATCCCTGCTCGGGCAGGTCGGTATCAGCTGGGTTTTTCAAAGAGATTACTGGGGAGCAGGGTTGGCTACGGAATCTGCTTCCGCCTTTTTGGATTATGCTTATCTCAAAACAGATCTTCAGAGTATAAAAGCCCTCATTCATCCGGCTAATCGCGGCTCCATGCGTGTGGCTTCCAAGCTTGGCTTTGAGTTTGATGATCTCGTCTTTCGTAATGGCAGGCTGCGGGTAATGTATTCACTTTTGAAAGAAAAGTACTCTAGCGAATCACTTCTTTACGCTGGACGCAGCGTGGGGTTCATGCAGCCCGGACTGATTTAA
- the pssA gene encoding CDP-diacylglycerol--serine O-phosphatidyltransferase, producing the protein MAKEKRIPKHKGVYILPNLLTVASLFCGFLAMNWVVEGAYEMSAVAILVSCLFDGLDGKVARLTGTSSEFGVQLDSLADAVAFGVTPAFMVYHWQLHQFGRLGMLAAFLLMACGVLRLARFNVQAATTSKAHFIGLPIPAAGCTLSTLILFTPYIPESLAQSVLPMFTLVLVYCLAFLMVSTVRYNSFKEFGVFKAHPFSSMVTVIALFTMVASQPKFLGFVIFAGYIISGPIYTIFILSRRSNKLLGKSSKELS; encoded by the coding sequence ATGGCAAAGGAAAAAAGAATACCGAAGCACAAGGGCGTATACATTCTGCCCAACCTCCTCACCGTGGCGAGCCTCTTTTGTGGGTTCCTCGCGATGAACTGGGTTGTGGAAGGTGCATACGAGATGAGTGCTGTAGCCATTCTGGTGAGCTGTCTGTTTGACGGTCTCGACGGAAAGGTTGCCCGGTTGACCGGAACCAGCAGTGAATTCGGCGTACAGCTCGATTCTCTCGCTGATGCGGTCGCTTTCGGTGTTACTCCTGCGTTCATGGTATATCACTGGCAACTTCACCAGTTCGGAAGACTGGGTATGCTGGCAGCCTTCTTATTGATGGCTTGCGGTGTGCTCAGGCTCGCCCGTTTCAATGTTCAGGCAGCGACAACTTCCAAGGCTCATTTCATTGGTCTGCCCATTCCTGCGGCTGGCTGTACCTTGTCGACTCTGATCCTGTTCACCCCTTATATTCCTGAAAGTCTCGCACAGAGTGTACTGCCTATGTTCACTCTGGTGCTTGTATATTGTCTCGCATTTCTGATGGTGAGTACCGTCCGCTATAATTCTTTCAAAGAATTTGGTGTATTCAAAGCTCACCCCTTCAGCTCCATGGTAACCGTTATTGCGCTCTTTACCATGGTCGCATCTCAGCCCAAATTTCTGGGTTTCGTGATCTTTGCCGGTTATATTATTTCCGGTCCGATCTACACTATTTTTATTCTATCCCGCAGAAGCAATAAGCTACTAGGAAAGTCCTCCAAAGAATTGTCATAA
- a CDS encoding 2-isopropylmalate synthase, producing MSDKVYIFDTTLRDGEQSPGATMNMGEKITMARQLEKLGVDIIEAGFPAASQGDFEAVTAIAKSVGDIQVAGLCRALKADIDRAFDAVKHAKNPRIHTFVATSDIHMKHKFNKEPDEILEMARKAVRHAVSLTPNVEFSAEDASRSRWDFLAQVVEVAIAEGATTINIPDTVGYAQPDEFGKLIEYLIKEVPNSDKAIFSVHCHNDLGLACANTLAAIKAGARQAEVTLSGIGERAGNAALEEVIMALHTRKDYYDVETSILTEQLFPSCRRLATTIGQPISPYKAIVGANAFAHESGIHQDGMLKNRQTYEIMTPESIGKKGTSIVIGKHSGRNALGSKLNEMGYQLDDDQIGRVFSAVKALADKKEEIFDEDVEALVLEEAYRIHDLYRVKELSVFSGTAGVSPHAAIVLEDFSKDKESPEVIQEVGFGDGPINAVFSTINKMVNRSPKLELYSVNAVTGGTDAQGAVTVHITDNGFKSIGRGSDEDIIVASAKAYVNAINRAERMKQEKNNA from the coding sequence ATGTCTGATAAAGTTTACATTTTTGATACAACATTGCGTGATGGCGAGCAGTCCCCGGGTGCAACCATGAACATGGGTGAAAAAATCACCATGGCCCGGCAGCTGGAAAAACTCGGCGTAGATATTATTGAAGCCGGCTTCCCCGCAGCAAGTCAGGGTGACTTTGAAGCCGTAACCGCGATCGCCAAATCAGTAGGCGATATTCAGGTTGCAGGCCTCTGTCGAGCGCTGAAAGCCGACATTGATCGTGCTTTTGATGCAGTCAAACATGCTAAAAATCCCAGAATTCATACCTTTGTTGCTACTTCCGACATCCACATGAAGCACAAGTTCAATAAGGAACCGGATGAGATTCTGGAAATGGCCCGTAAAGCTGTCCGTCACGCTGTATCGCTGACTCCCAATGTTGAATTTTCCGCTGAAGATGCTTCCCGCTCACGCTGGGATTTTCTCGCACAGGTTGTAGAGGTCGCCATCGCAGAGGGTGCAACTACCATCAATATTCCTGACACTGTTGGTTATGCCCAGCCTGATGAATTCGGTAAATTGATCGAGTACCTGATTAAAGAAGTGCCGAACAGCGACAAGGCTATCTTCAGCGTTCATTGTCACAACGATCTCGGTCTGGCTTGTGCCAACACCTTGGCTGCGATCAAGGCCGGTGCCCGTCAGGCAGAGGTAACTCTCTCCGGTATCGGTGAGCGTGCCGGTAATGCTGCTTTGGAAGAAGTGATCATGGCCCTGCATACTCGTAAGGACTACTACGATGTAGAAACTTCTATCCTCACCGAACAGTTGTTCCCTTCCTGCCGCAGGTTGGCGACAACAATTGGTCAGCCCATATCCCCGTATAAGGCTATTGTGGGTGCCAACGCGTTTGCTCACGAGTCCGGCATTCATCAGGACGGCATGCTCAAAAACCGTCAGACCTATGAAATTATGACACCGGAATCCATTGGTAAGAAGGGAACTTCCATTGTCATCGGTAAACATTCAGGCCGCAACGCTTTGGGATCAAAGCTCAACGAAATGGGTTACCAACTGGATGATGATCAGATTGGACGTGTCTTTTCTGCGGTTAAGGCTCTGGCTGATAAGAAAGAAGAAATTTTTGATGAGGACGTTGAAGCTCTCGTTCTGGAAGAGGCATACCGTATCCATGACTTGTACCGGGTAAAAGAACTCTCTGTGTTCTCCGGTACCGCAGGAGTTTCCCCGCACGCAGCAATCGTGCTGGAAGATTTCAGCAAGGATAAAGAAAGTCCTGAAGTAATTCAGGAAGTCGGATTCGGCGATGGTCCTATCAATGCGGTGTTTTCCACCATCAACAAGATGGTGAATAGATCACCTAAACTGGAACTTTATTCCGTAAACGCTGTTACCGGCGGTACTGATGCGCAGGGTGCGGTTACGGTCCACATTACTGACAACGGTTTCAAATCAATCGGGCGCGGTTCTGACGAAGACATCATCGTCGCCAGTGCCAAGGCTTACGTCAACGCAATTAACAGGGCTGAACGCATGAAACAGGAGAAAAATAATGCCTAA
- the leuC gene encoding 3-isopropylmalate dehydratase large subunit: protein MPKTLAEKILQAHTDETVKEPGQIVRCNVSMVLANDITAPLAIKSFRAMGADQVFDKDKVALVCDHFTPNKDIDSAEQVKVVRDFAHEKNITHYYEGGEVGVEHALLPELGLVGPSDIVIGADSHTCTYGGLGAFATGMGSTDIAGGMALGETWFKVPPTIKVEIEGTPGKYMGAKDYILNLIGTIGVSGALYKALEFSGSVVENLSIEGRMTIANMAIEAGGKVGLFPVDAKTLEYCKAAGRTGDVEMRADEGASYERVVKIDVTGMKPQVACPHLPDNVKPVDEVKDMRIHQAVIGSCTNGRIEDLREAAAILKGRKADKNVRLIVLPATPNIWKQALREGLIETFMESGAIVGPATCGPCLGGHMGILAGGERAIATTNRNFKGRMGSLESEVFLSSPAVAAASAITGIITDPEAL from the coding sequence ATGCCTAAAACTTTAGCTGAGAAAATTTTACAGGCTCATACCGACGAAACAGTGAAAGAGCCGGGCCAGATTGTCCGCTGCAATGTTTCCATGGTGCTGGCCAACGACATTACCGCCCCTCTTGCTATTAAATCTTTCAGGGCCATGGGAGCGGATCAGGTCTTCGACAAGGACAAAGTTGCTCTTGTCTGTGACCACTTCACTCCCAACAAAGACATTGATTCTGCTGAGCAGGTTAAGGTTGTACGCGACTTCGCTCACGAGAAGAATATTACTCATTACTATGAAGGCGGCGAAGTCGGTGTTGAACACGCACTGCTGCCTGAACTGGGCCTTGTCGGTCCTTCCGATATCGTAATCGGTGCCGACTCCCACACCTGTACTTACGGCGGCCTCGGTGCATTCGCTACCGGAATGGGTTCCACTGACATCGCAGGCGGTATGGCTCTGGGTGAAACCTGGTTTAAGGTTCCCCCGACCATCAAAGTTGAGATCGAAGGTACTCCCGGTAAGTACATGGGCGCTAAGGATTACATCCTTAATCTCATCGGAACCATCGGAGTATCCGGTGCTCTCTACAAGGCTCTGGAATTCAGTGGCTCCGTTGTAGAAAATCTCTCTATCGAAGGGCGTATGACCATTGCTAACATGGCTATCGAAGCTGGTGGTAAGGTTGGTCTGTTCCCGGTTGACGCTAAGACCCTCGAATACTGTAAGGCCGCAGGCCGTACCGGTGATGTGGAAATGCGTGCAGACGAAGGTGCTAGCTACGAGCGTGTAGTCAAGATTGATGTAACCGGCATGAAGCCTCAGGTTGCCTGTCCGCATCTGCCTGACAACGTCAAGCCTGTTGACGAAGTTAAGGACATGAGAATTCATCAGGCCGTCATCGGCTCCTGCACCAACGGTCGTATCGAAGACCTGCGTGAAGCCGCAGCTATCCTTAAAGGTCGCAAGGCTGATAAGAACGTGCGCCTGATCGTGCTGCCCGCTACTCCGAATATCTGGAAGCAGGCTCTGCGCGAAGGTCTGATCGAAACCTTCATGGAATCCGGCGCAATCGTTGGTCCTGCAACCTGCGGTCCCTGTCTCGGCGGTCACATGGGTATTCTCGCTGGCGGTGAGCGTGCAATTGCTACCACCAACCGTAACTTCAAGGGTCGTATGGGCAGCCTCGAGAGTGAAGTTTTCCTCTCCAGCCCCGCAGTAGCAGCAGCATCTGCAATCACCGGTATCATCACTGACCCCGAAGCCTTATAA
- a CDS encoding 3-isopropylmalate dehydratase small subunit, translated as MSIKGTAYRVGAHIDTDAIIPARFLVTTDPDELGANCMEGLEAGWIKRVKKNDIMVADENFGCGSSREHAPISILGAGIPVVVAKSFARIFYRNGFNMGLILLEVGDDFEKLGDGDQLEVDAEKGEIKNVTTGETITCAPVPPFMKGILDCGGLVEYVKDRLSK; from the coding sequence ATGTCTATCAAAGGAACAGCATACAGAGTCGGGGCACACATCGATACTGATGCTATCATCCCGGCCCGTTTTCTGGTTACCACCGATCCTGATGAACTCGGTGCCAACTGCATGGAAGGTCTGGAAGCAGGCTGGATTAAACGCGTTAAAAAGAACGATATCATGGTCGCCGATGAGAACTTCGGCTGCGGTTCTTCCCGCGAACATGCTCCAATCTCCATTCTTGGTGCCGGAATCCCTGTTGTAGTTGCTAAAAGCTTCGCCCGTATTTTCTACCGCAACGGCTTCAACATGGGCCTGATTCTCCTCGAAGTTGGTGATGATTTTGAAAAGCTTGGCGATGGCGATCAGCTTGAAGTTGATGCTGAAAAGGGCGAAATCAAGAACGTAACCACTGGCGAAACCATCACTTGTGCTCCGGTTCCCCCGTTTATGAAAGGCATCCTCGATTGCGGCGGACTGGTAGAATACGTTAAAGATCGTCTCTCTAAATAG
- the leuB gene encoding 3-isopropylmalate dehydrogenase has product MKICVMPGDGIGPEIMEQGVKVLNVIGEKFGHKFETTEALIGGAAIDATGVPLPDETVKACKESDAVLLGAVGGPKWDTIDPAIRPEKGLLGIRKELSLFANLRPAALFPQLKDACFLRPDIVEKGIDIMVVRELTGGIYFGEPRGTKVENGERMGYNTMVYYEHEVKRIAKVAFEAAQKRNKKLCSVDKANVLDVSRVWREIVIEVSKDYPDVELTHMYVDNAAMQLVRDPSQFDVIVTGNLFGDILSDEASVITGSIGMLPSASLGASNPGLYEPIHGSAPDIAGENKANPLATILSIAMMLRYSFNMAEEADCIESAVEKTLSEGLRTGDIMDVGGKLVGCTEMGEAVIKNL; this is encoded by the coding sequence ATGAAAATATGCGTAATGCCCGGTGACGGTATCGGGCCGGAAATCATGGAACAGGGCGTTAAGGTCCTGAACGTAATCGGCGAAAAATTCGGTCACAAATTCGAAACTACCGAAGCTCTTATCGGCGGCGCAGCCATTGACGCAACCGGTGTTCCGCTTCCTGACGAGACCGTTAAAGCTTGTAAAGAGTCTGACGCAGTTCTGCTCGGCGCAGTAGGCGGCCCGAAATGGGATACAATCGATCCCGCAATTCGTCCTGAAAAAGGTCTGCTCGGTATCCGTAAAGAACTTTCTCTGTTCGCCAATTTGCGTCCTGCTGCACTGTTTCCGCAGCTTAAAGATGCATGTTTTCTGCGTCCCGATATCGTTGAAAAGGGTATCGACATCATGGTTGTTCGTGAGCTGACCGGTGGCATTTACTTCGGAGAGCCTCGCGGCACCAAGGTCGAGAATGGTGAACGCATGGGTTACAACACCATGGTTTATTACGAGCACGAAGTAAAACGTATCGCCAAGGTTGCTTTCGAAGCTGCCCAGAAGCGCAATAAGAAGCTTTGCTCCGTAGACAAAGCAAACGTGCTGGATGTCTCCCGTGTATGGCGTGAAATCGTCATCGAAGTTTCCAAGGATTACCCAGATGTTGAGCTGACTCACATGTACGTGGATAACGCTGCAATGCAGCTGGTGCGTGATCCTTCCCAGTTCGATGTTATCGTGACCGGCAACCTGTTCGGCGATATCCTTTCCGATGAAGCTTCCGTTATCACCGGTTCCATTGGTATGCTGCCTTCCGCATCACTTGGCGCATCCAACCCCGGTCTGTATGAGCCTATCCACGGTTCCGCACCGGATATCGCAGGCGAGAACAAAGCCAACCCGCTGGCAACCATTCTCTCTATCGCTATGATGCTGCGCTACTCCTTCAACATGGCTGAAGAGGCAGATTGCATCGAATCCGCAGTAGAGAAGACCCTTTCCGAAGGACTGCGCACTGGTGATATCATGGATGTGGGCGGTAAGCTCGTAGGTTGCACCGAAATGGGTGAAGCCGTTATCAAGAATCTTTAG
- a CDS encoding GNAT family N-acetyltransferase, with amino-acid sequence MIKFKTERLVLRGWQPSDYAPFARINADQEVMKYFPAPLSKVESDANADVIGGLIDKRGWGFWAVEIPDICPFTGFVGLHIPIAELPFSPCVEIGWRLDKEFWGYGYATEAARFALEYGFTKLDLDEIVSFTAKQNKASQAVMKRLGMSRESETFEHPSIPVGNSLREHFLYRLQRNAWIEMQCS; translated from the coding sequence ATGATTAAATTTAAGACCGAACGGCTTGTTTTGCGTGGCTGGCAACCTAGCGATTATGCTCCCTTTGCTCGTATTAATGCGGATCAGGAAGTTATGAAATACTTTCCGGCACCGCTTTCAAAAGTGGAAAGTGACGCCAATGCTGATGTGATAGGTGGTTTGATTGATAAGCGAGGCTGGGGATTCTGGGCGGTTGAAATACCGGATATCTGTCCATTTACCGGTTTTGTCGGTTTACATATTCCAATTGCAGAATTGCCTTTTTCGCCGTGTGTTGAGATTGGCTGGCGTCTTGATAAAGAGTTTTGGGGTTACGGTTATGCTACAGAGGCGGCGAGATTTGCCTTGGAATATGGATTCACAAAGCTTGATCTGGATGAGATTGTGTCCTTCACTGCTAAGCAAAATAAAGCGTCACAGGCAGTAATGAAAAGACTTGGTATGTCCCGGGAAAGTGAAACTTTTGAGCATCCGTCAATTCCTGTTGGCAATTCTTTGCGTGAGCACTTTCTATATCGGTTACAGCGGAATGCTTGGATCGAAATGCAGTGCTCATAA
- a CDS encoding NifB/NifX family molybdenum-iron cluster-binding protein, with translation MLIAVSANNSNLDDQFEPRFGRAAGFVIFNSETGESRFIDNSVNAQVAGGAGLQTAQLLADQGVNSVISGTFGPKAEQALQAGHIEMVTVQSGTVRELVENYVAEVSGGGQPVADLKRSPNSLSRFGGGCRRMGGTGRGMGMAGGGRGMGGGGRGMGGGGMGRR, from the coding sequence ATGCTTATCGCTGTAAGTGCAAATAATTCAAATTTGGATGACCAATTTGAACCTCGTTTTGGCAGGGCTGCTGGTTTTGTGATTTTTAATAGCGAAACAGGCGAAAGTCGATTTATTGATAATTCCGTAAATGCACAGGTTGCTGGCGGGGCTGGATTGCAGACTGCACAGTTGCTAGCTGATCAGGGGGTGAACTCCGTTATTTCGGGAACTTTCGGTCCTAAGGCTGAGCAGGCTTTGCAGGCAGGCCACATTGAGATGGTTACCGTTCAGTCCGGTACCGTGCGCGAACTTGTCGAAAATTATGTGGCTGAAGTTTCCGGAGGGGGTCAGCCTGTTGCGGATTTAAAACGATCACCTAATAGTTTGAGCCGTTTTGGTGGCGGGTGCCGTCGCATGGGCGGAACTGGCCGTGGAATGGGAATGGCTGGAGGAGGTCGCGGAATGGGCGGCGGAGGCCGTGGTATGGGAGGTGGAGGGATGGGCCGAAGATAA
- the dapA gene encoding 4-hydroxy-tetrahydrodipicolinate synthase: MTFQGAFTALVTPFKDGEIDQDAYRELIEWQIEQGIDGLVPCGTTGEAATMTHEEQGEVIRICVEQAKGRVPVIAGAGSNNTKEAVNLTKLAKQAGADATLQITPYYNKPTPAGLLAHFKALSEEASMPFILYNVPGRTGLNALPETIAMIANEVPDVVGVKEATANLGQVSDVIEQCPEGFTVLSGDDFTVLPLLALGGHGVISVVSNIVPDLMSGMCAAYRAGDMKKAQELHFKMQPLNRVMFVETNPIPVKTALGMMGKFETSFRLPLVPLMEASKAKLEAQLKASGLI, from the coding sequence ATGACATTCCAAGGAGCATTCACTGCTCTGGTCACTCCGTTCAAGGACGGAGAGATTGATCAGGACGCATACCGCGAACTGATCGAGTGGCAGATCGAACAGGGGATCGACGGTCTTGTACCTTGCGGTACTACCGGCGAAGCGGCAACAATGACCCATGAAGAACAAGGTGAGGTTATTAGAATCTGTGTCGAGCAGGCCAAGGGACGTGTCCCGGTCATTGCTGGCGCGGGTTCAAACAATACTAAGGAAGCCGTAAACCTGACTAAGCTTGCTAAACAGGCAGGCGCAGACGCCACCCTCCAGATTACACCATACTATAATAAACCGACTCCGGCGGGCTTGCTGGCGCATTTCAAAGCCCTTTCCGAAGAAGCTTCAATGCCCTTCATCCTTTACAACGTACCCGGACGTACAGGACTTAATGCCCTGCCCGAAACCATCGCCATGATCGCGAATGAAGTTCCCGATGTCGTTGGTGTAAAGGAAGCAACCGCCAATCTCGGTCAGGTTTCTGATGTAATCGAACAGTGCCCTGAAGGATTTACCGTTCTTTCCGGTGATGATTTCACTGTTCTGCCTCTGCTTGCCCTTGGTGGACACGGCGTAATCTCCGTTGTCTCAAACATCGTGCCTGACTTGATGTCCGGCATGTGTGCAGCATACAGAGCCGGTGACATGAAAAAGGCTCAGGAACTGCACTTCAAAATGCAGCCCCTGAACCGGGTGATGTTCGTTGAAACCAACCCCATTCCGGTGAAAACAGCACTGGGCATGATGGGGAAATTTGAGACATCCTTCAGACTGCCGCTTGTTCCGCTCATGGAAGCAAGCAAGGCAAAACTTGAAGCACAGCTCAAAGCAAGCGGTCTGATCTAA
- a CDS encoding UshA-like (seleno)protein family 2 has product MRLLIFAFFILVSMGPSMSYADKDVLLSIANTANTFGTVNPCPTUGNKTLGGLARRAGYLMDLRVAQKHDVLILGGAFEFLPTSGKKVSDKKRNALTDAFQIINYDLGILSPAEMSFLQNSPKGIPQNWFGTMEVLVINKPLADGKKAAIIILPYLEKGSDNLPDDLIDECATLIKENREKADLVIAMSSWGYFREKKFLANPVIGEAPPDILLGSGDGPGLSGSLTAKGKTVWVRSYPTGKAVNRIDIYGWPSRDEDFNWSSGQNVKWFLQTLTEKLREEPEVAKLLSGISDDK; this is encoded by the coding sequence ATGCGCCTTCTCATATTTGCTTTTTTTATCCTTGTCAGCATGGGACCCTCGATGTCCTATGCTGACAAGGATGTACTATTGTCTATTGCTAACACCGCCAACACATTCGGGACTGTAAACCCCTGCCCCACCTGAGGAAACAAAACCCTTGGGGGACTGGCCCGGCGGGCCGGTTATCTTATGGATCTGCGGGTCGCTCAGAAGCACGATGTTCTGATATTGGGCGGTGCATTTGAATTTCTGCCGACTTCCGGCAAAAAAGTTTCCGATAAAAAACGAAATGCGCTGACTGATGCTTTCCAAATCATTAATTATGATTTAGGAATTCTTAGTCCTGCCGAAATGAGTTTTCTGCAAAATTCCCCCAAAGGAATTCCGCAAAACTGGTTCGGCACCATGGAAGTTCTGGTTATCAACAAGCCGCTTGCCGATGGCAAGAAGGCCGCAATAATCATTCTTCCATACCTTGAAAAAGGCTCCGACAATCTTCCTGATGATCTCATTGATGAATGCGCCACACTGATCAAGGAAAACAGGGAGAAAGCGGATCTGGTAATTGCCATGAGTTCATGGGGTTACTTCAGGGAGAAAAAATTTCTCGCCAATCCGGTCATTGGCGAGGCTCCCCCGGACATTCTCCTTGGGAGCGGTGACGGTCCGGGACTTTCCGGCAGTCTTACTGCAAAAGGTAAGACTGTATGGGTGCGCAGCTACCCTACCGGAAAAGCGGTTAACAGAATCGATATCTACGGCTGGCCCTCCAGAGATGAGGACTTTAATTGGTCTTCCGGCCAAAACGTAAAATGGTTTCTGCAAACCTTGACTGAAAAGCTTCGTGAGGAGCCGGAAGTTGCAAAGCTGCTCAGTGGTATTTCGGACGATAAGTAA